A window of Halobellus sp. LT62 contains these coding sequences:
- a CDS encoding 2,3,4,5-tetrahydropyridine-2,6-dicarboxylate N-succinyltransferase has product MSLESDVEDLWQRYQDDEVDAASAGSAARSTLDAFLEALETGDVRAAEQVGESGPDGWVVNEWVKRGILLNFGLRETLPREYGDVTYYDVLPLRSTTDLGGRGTRNTPDGTAIRRGAYLGSDCIMMSPSFVNIGAHVGDGTLVDSCDTVGSCAQLGEGVKLGANTLIGGVLEPVEDAPVIVEDGVSLGAGCRVTSGFHVGENTVVGENTLLSPRIPVYDLVEEEVIYGELPSDRRAFTRYVESSLGDHDLFESGAYKPAVVALDIEDDTLDKTRREEALRE; this is encoded by the coding sequence ATGAGCTTGGAATCCGACGTAGAAGATCTGTGGCAGCGCTATCAGGACGACGAGGTCGACGCCGCGAGCGCGGGGTCGGCGGCGCGCTCGACGCTCGACGCGTTCCTCGAGGCCCTCGAAACGGGCGACGTGCGGGCGGCCGAGCAGGTGGGAGAGAGCGGCCCGGACGGTTGGGTCGTCAACGAGTGGGTCAAGCGGGGCATTCTCCTCAATTTCGGCCTGCGAGAGACGCTCCCCCGCGAGTACGGCGACGTCACCTACTACGACGTCCTGCCGCTGCGCTCGACGACGGACCTCGGCGGCCGGGGCACGCGCAACACGCCCGACGGCACGGCGATCCGCCGCGGCGCGTACCTCGGCTCCGACTGCATTATGATGTCGCCGTCGTTCGTCAACATCGGCGCGCACGTCGGCGACGGCACGCTCGTCGACTCCTGTGACACCGTCGGTTCGTGCGCGCAGCTCGGTGAGGGCGTCAAGCTCGGTGCGAACACGCTGATCGGCGGCGTGCTCGAACCCGTCGAGGACGCGCCCGTGATCGTCGAGGACGGCGTCTCGCTGGGCGCGGGCTGCCGCGTCACCTCCGGGTTCCACGTCGGCGAGAACACCGTCGTCGGCGAGAACACGCTTCTCAGCCCGCGGATTCCCGTCTACGACCTCGTCGAGGAGGAGGTCATCTACGGCGAGCTCCCGTCCGACCGCCGCGCGTTCACCCGCTACGTCGAGTCCTCGCTCGGCGACCACGACCTCTTCGAGTCGGGCGCGTACAAGCCCGCGGTCGTCGCCCTCGACATCGAGGACGACACGCTCGATAAGACCCGTCGCGAGGAGGCGCTGCGGGAATGA
- the dapA gene encoding 4-hydroxy-tetrahydrodipicolinate synthase has product MTQIDFTGVFPAMTTPFDQDGEIDHETLAADAQRLEDAGVAGLVPAGSTGESATLTHDEHIEVVETVVAAVDDVPVVAGSGSNSTREALNLSRRAADAGADALLLISPYYNKPEQAGLYEHFRTIADEVDLPQIVYNVPSRTGQNVEPETVADLASHENVRAYKAASGDVSQISEVIEYTRGEDLAVLAGDDALTLPICSLGGRGVISVAGNVEPERNVALVDAALDGDLERARELHFELSPLFRQLFVETNPIPVKAAMEIRGHNSGALRPPLTEIEPEHRAELEQVLTDLDEGRETEATEAV; this is encoded by the coding sequence ATGACACAGATCGACTTTACCGGCGTGTTCCCCGCGATGACCACGCCGTTCGACCAAGATGGCGAAATCGACCACGAAACGCTCGCCGCGGACGCACAGCGGCTCGAAGACGCAGGCGTCGCCGGCCTCGTTCCCGCCGGATCGACCGGTGAGAGCGCGACGCTGACCCACGACGAACACATCGAGGTCGTCGAGACGGTCGTCGCGGCCGTCGACGACGTCCCCGTCGTCGCCGGCTCGGGCTCGAACTCGACCCGCGAGGCGCTGAACCTCTCGCGACGCGCCGCCGACGCGGGCGCTGACGCACTGCTTCTCATTTCACCCTATTACAACAAGCCCGAGCAGGCCGGCCTCTACGAGCACTTCCGGACGATCGCCGACGAGGTCGACCTCCCGCAGATCGTCTACAACGTCCCGAGTCGCACGGGACAGAACGTCGAGCCCGAGACGGTCGCCGACCTCGCGAGCCACGAGAACGTTCGAGCATATAAGGCCGCCAGCGGCGACGTCAGCCAGATCTCCGAAGTGATCGAGTACACCCGCGGGGAGGACCTCGCGGTGCTCGCCGGCGACGACGCGCTGACGCTGCCGATCTGCTCGCTCGGCGGCCGCGGCGTCATCTCCGTCGCGGGCAACGTCGAACCCGAGCGGAACGTCGCGCTCGTCGACGCCGCGCTCGACGGCGACCTCGAACGCGCCCGCGAGCTCCACTTCGAGCTCTCGCCGCTGTTCCGCCAGCTGTTCGTCGAGACCAACCCGATTCCGGTGAAGGCCGCTATGGAGATCCGCGGGCACAACTCCGGCGCGCTCCGCCCGCCGCTGACCGAGATCGAGCCGGAACACCGAGCGGAACTCGAACAGGTACTCACGGACCTCGACGAAGGCCGAGAAACGGAAGCCACGGAGGCCGTCTGA
- a CDS encoding NYN domain-containing protein yields MTEIHPSQRVAMLADAQNLYHTAQSLYSRNIDYASLLEKGVAGRDLTRAIAYVVRADSPDEESFFEALVDIGFEPKIKEIKTFGDGSKKADWDVGMSLDAVTLANHVDTVVLCTGDGDFSRLCSHLRHEGVRVEVMAFKESTAEELIEAADTFLDLSERQDTFLL; encoded by the coding sequence ATGACCGAGATTCACCCGAGTCAGCGGGTGGCGATGCTCGCAGACGCACAGAACCTCTATCACACGGCACAGAGCCTCTACTCGCGGAACATCGACTACGCGTCGCTCTTAGAGAAGGGCGTCGCGGGCCGGGACCTCACGCGGGCCATCGCGTACGTCGTTCGCGCGGACTCACCGGACGAGGAGAGCTTCTTCGAGGCGCTCGTCGATATCGGCTTCGAGCCGAAGATCAAGGAGATCAAGACGTTCGGCGACGGCTCGAAGAAGGCCGACTGGGACGTCGGAATGAGCCTCGACGCCGTCACGCTCGCGAACCACGTCGACACGGTCGTCCTCTGCACCGGCGACGGCGACTTTTCCAGACTGTGCTCGCACCTCCGCCACGAGGGCGTCCGCGTCGAGGTGATGGCGTTCAAGGAGTCGACCGCCGAGGAGTTGATCGAGGCGGCCGACACGTTCCTCGACCTCTCGGAGCGTCAGGACACGTTCCTGTTGTGA
- the dapB gene encoding 4-hydroxy-tetrahydrodipicolinate reductase produces the protein MGSGLTVAITGASGRMGGELLTAAADNHDVGFVLAASRTPEAVPSGDAPNAPDAVVADDDLGAAFAEHDVDVLVDFTVPEASVEYLRAAADNGVAVVVGTTGYDEAGEAALDAVASEVPFLRASNFSRGVAALRRAVREAVAALPGYDIEVTETHHNGKRDAPSGTALTILDDIDEARGASESREDDAERVHGRVGEQPREGDEIGVHARRAGDVTGEHEVLLAGNDEVLELTHRAGSRGIFAAGALDAATWLAGRDAGRYDFDEVLDADGDDDDRDTDSR, from the coding sequence ATGGGCAGCGGTCTCACCGTCGCGATCACCGGCGCGAGCGGTCGGATGGGCGGCGAACTGCTCACCGCCGCGGCCGACAACCACGACGTCGGCTTCGTGCTGGCGGCGAGTCGAACGCCCGAGGCCGTCCCGAGCGGCGACGCTCCGAACGCACCCGACGCGGTCGTCGCGGACGACGACCTCGGCGCGGCGTTCGCGGAACACGACGTCGACGTCCTCGTCGACTTCACCGTCCCCGAGGCGAGCGTCGAGTACCTCCGAGCGGCCGCGGACAACGGCGTCGCTGTCGTCGTCGGCACCACCGGCTACGACGAGGCGGGCGAGGCGGCGCTGGACGCCGTCGCGAGCGAGGTTCCCTTCCTGCGCGCGTCGAACTTCTCGCGGGGCGTCGCCGCGCTCCGGCGCGCGGTCCGCGAGGCCGTCGCCGCCCTGCCCGGCTACGACATCGAGGTGACGGAGACGCACCACAACGGCAAGCGCGACGCCCCGTCGGGAACCGCGCTGACGATCCTCGACGACATCGACGAGGCGCGCGGAGCGAGCGAGAGCCGCGAGGACGACGCCGAGCGCGTCCACGGCCGCGTGGGCGAGCAGCCCCGCGAGGGCGACGAGATCGGCGTCCACGCCCGCCGCGCGGGCGATGTGACCGGCGAGCACGAAGTCCTTCTCGCCGGCAACGACGAAGTACTGGAACTGACCCACCGCGCGGGTTCCCGGGGCATCTTCGCCGCGGGCGCGCTCGACGCGGCGACGTGGCTGGCCGGCCGCGACGCGGGCCGGTACGATTTCGACGAAGTCTTAGACGCCGACGGAGACGACGACGACAGAGACACTGATTCACGATGA